A window of Platichthys flesus chromosome 23, fPlaFle2.1, whole genome shotgun sequence contains these coding sequences:
- the LOC133948891 gene encoding 4-galactosyl-N-acetylglucosaminide 3-alpha-L-fucosyltransferase 9-like produces MSLSSCQMTRHRQFASGCFLLVCFLVIFFTYYKPEIEFPDFCDYLRRGNQSCECPVEAQIQGSNLNRSSEQQVEAPTDGPQQIQDVEVDAEPDTLLLIWTWPFGSKFDLNCDMFNYKGCRLTDDKSLYQQAHGVFIHHRDIHGNLGNLPSEPRPWFQKWVWMNMESPTHCSKLPGLDNLFNLTSCYRSDSHIPVPYGHLVPQTSEVESFQLPTKDKLVCWIVSNWHDGHKRVQYYNELKKHIQLETYGRAFGKNVDDQNYAKILSSCKFYLSFENSQHTDYITEKVFNPMKLGTVPVVLGTSRENYEDHIPGDSFIHVDDFSTPKELAERLLHLDQNMTEYMRFFDWKNRYKVEGSQFGREHACKACRYLEKNKGYQASHSLTKWFWDQ; encoded by the coding sequence ATGTCCCTCTCAAGCTGCCAGATGACTCGTCACAGGCAATTTGCCTCCGGCTGCTTCCTGTTGGTGTGTTTCctggtcattttttttacatactaCAAGCCAGAAATCGAGTTCCCGGATTTTTGTGATTATCTGAGGAGAGGCAATCAGTCTTGTGAGTGCCCTGTGGAAGCACAGATCCAGGGCTCAAACCTAAACCGTTCCTCGGAGCAGCAAGTGGAAGCCCCTACCGATGGTCCCCAGCAGATCCAGGACGTGGAGGTGGATGCTGAGCCTGATACTCTTCTCTTGATTTGGACGTGGCCATTTGGCTCCAAATTCGATCTCAACTGCGATATGTTCAATTATAAAGGATGCCGCTTGACCGATGACAAGTCTCTTTACCAACAAGCCCACGGGGTTTTCATCCACCACAGGGACATTCATGGAAATCTGGGAAACTTGCCGAGTGAGCCACGTCCCTGGTTTCAGAAATGGGTTTGGATGAACATGGAGTCACCTACACACTGTTCAAAATTACCTGGACTTGATAACTTGTTCAACTTGACCTCCTGTTATCGCTCAGATTCACATATCCCAGTGCCTTATGGGCATTTGGTGCCACAAACATCTGAGGTGGAGAGTTTCCAGCTGCCAACCAAAGACAAGTTGGTCTGTTGGATCGTGAGCAACTGGCATGATGGGCACAAAAGAGTTCAGTACTACAACGAGctgaaaaaacacatccagTTAGAAACTTACGGGAGGGCTTTTGGCAAAAATGTAGATGATCAAAACTATGCAAAAATATTATCTAGTTGTAAATTCTACCTCTCCTTTGAAAACTCTCAGCACACAGATTATATCACAGAGAAGGTATTCAATCCCATGAAACTGGGAACTGTACCTGTAGTTCTTGGCACTTCAAGAGAAAACTACGAGGACCATATCCCAGGGGACTCTTTTATTCATGTCGATGACTTTTCCACTCCAAAGGAGCTGGCAGAGAGGCTCCTTCACCTAGACCAGAATATGACTGAATACATGAGATTCTTTGACTGGAAAAATAGGTATAAAGTTGAAGGTTCACAGTTCGGCAGAGAACATGCCTGCAAAGCTTGTCGTTacttagaaaaaaacaaaggataCCAGGCTAGTCATTCTCTTACCAAGTGGTTCTGGGACCAATAG
- the LOC133948889 gene encoding 4-galactosyl-N-acetylglucosaminide 3-alpha-L-fucosyltransferase 9-like: MSLSSCQMTRQRQFASGCFLLVCFLVILFTYYKPEIEFPDFRDYLRRGNHSCECPVEAHIQDSNLNRSSEQQVEAPTDGPQHIQDVEVDAEPDTLLLIWTWPFGSKFDLNCDMFNYKGCRLTDDKSLYQQAHGVFIHHRDIHGNLGNLPSEPRPWFQKWVWMNMESPTHCSKLPGLDNLFNLTSCYRSDSHIPVPYGHLVPQTSEVESFQLPTKDKLVCWIVSNWHDGHKRVQYYNELKKHIQLETYGRAFGKNVDDQNYAKILSSCKFYLSFENSQHTDYITEKVFNPMKLGTVPVVLGTSRENYEDHIPGDSFIHVDDFSTPKELAERLLHLDQNMTEYMRFFDWKNRYKVEGSQFGREHACKACRYLEKNKGYQASHSLTKWFWDQ; the protein is encoded by the coding sequence ATGTCCCTGTCAAGCTGCCAGATGACTCGTCAGAGGCAATTTGCCTCCGGCTGCTTCCTGTTGGTGTGTTTCCTGGTCATTTTATTTACATACTACAAGCCTGAAATCGAGTTCCCGGATTTTCGTGATTATCTGAGGAGAGGCAATCATTCTTGTGAGTGCCCTGTGGAAGCACATATCCAGGACTCAAACCTAAACCGTTCCTCGGAGCAGCAAGTGGAAGCACCTACCGATGGTCCCCAGCATATCCAGGACGTGGAGGTGGACGCTGAGCCTGATACTCTTCTCTTGATTTGGACGTGGCCATTTGGCTCCAAATTCGATCTCAACTGCGATATGTTCAATTATAAAGGATGCCGCTTGACCGATGACAAGTCTCTTTACCAACAAGCCCACGGGGTTTTCATCCACCACAGGGACATTCATGGAAATCTGGGAAACTTGCCGAGTGAGCCACGTCCCTGGTTTCAGAAATGGGTTTGGATGAACATGGAGTCACCTACACACTGTTCAAAATTACCCGGACTTGATAACTTGTTCAACTTGACCTCCTGTTATCGCTCAGATTCACATATCCCAGTGCCTTATGGGCATTTGGTGCCACAAACATCTGAGGTGGAGAGTTTCCAGCTGCCAACCAAAGACAAGTTGGTCTGTTGGATCGTGAGCAACTGGCATGACGGGCACAAAAGAGTTCAGTACTACAACGAgctaaaaaaacacatccagttAGAAACTTACGGGAGGGCTTTTGGCAAAAATGTAGATGATCAAAACTATGCCAAAATATTATCTAGTTGTAAATTCTACCTCTCCTTTGAAAACTCTCAGCACACAGATTATATCACAGAGAAGGTATTCAATCCCATGAAACTGGGAACTGTACCTGTAGTTCTTGGCACTTCAAGAGAAAACTACGAGGACCATATCCCAGGGGACTCTTTTATTCATGTCGATGACTTTTCCACTCCAAAGGAGCTGGCAGAGAGGCTCCTTCACCTAGACCAGAATATGACTGAATACATGAGATTCTTTGACTGGAAAAATAGGTATAAAGTTGAAGGTTCACAGTTCGGCAGAGAACATGCCTGCAAAGCTTGTCGTTacttagaaaaaaacaaaggataCCAAGCTAGTCATTCTCTTACCAAGTGGTTCTGGGACCAATAG
- the tcp11l2 gene encoding T-complex protein 11-like protein 2 translates to MPLNDERPTSTSSGEDQGSDVESSSERCDSMTSTGYLDCSRESFTSDSSSKHSTPSSSPPKTLTMDEVMESVSDLSKLSLAHEITVNRDFHLEPVSLPQDSLWKMVSDNVHKAFWDILAAELNDDPPEYGQAIKLLEEIREILLSFLNPGANRMRTQIMEVLDIDMIRKQADNNAVDIQGLASYIMTTMGKMCAPVRDEEIKNLRESTDNVVTLFRQIFRVLDLMKADMVNFRIDNLRPVLQRQSVEYERAMFQSILEKTPNALDHTTSWIKSVVEELQSATEQSRGKERSVPGPFHILNAAFLHILIWDYSKSPLPETWITDEVRLREIQWKLQQCQAVNEVLLIVYSTIGGPIQSLPTLSDRLKRMTSVLLDGMHRPGFNLKEALESVSAQICCELNKSLSERNYPALTPALQATVKGQICSITQKDNPIRTLVEDRVQQYFMMLICSPKPQAKLEQVPAGLTSIKPELAMMGAKFITLVNYNKSVYGPFYADIIRKVMFRSSPPAADSPQSTAQDAVASD, encoded by the exons ATGCCTCTAAATGATGAGCGACCCACCTCCACATCCAGCGGTGAGGACCAAGGCAGTGATGTGGAGTCATCGTCAGAACGCTGCGACAGCATGACGTCTACCGGCTACCTGGACTGCTCCCGTGAAAGCTTCACCAGCGACAGCTCCAGCAAGCATAGCACGCCGTCCT CGAGTCCACCCAAAACCTTAACCATGGATGAAGTCATGGAGTCTGTCAGTGACCTGTCCAAACTCAGCCTCGCCCATGAGATCACCGTGAACCGGGACTTCCATCTAGAGCCAGTCAGTCTACCTCAGGACAG tttatgGAAAATGGTTTCAGACAATGTCCACAAAGCTTTCTGGGACATCCTGGCGGCAGAGCTGAACGATGACCCGCCTGAGTATGGCCAAGCTATCAAACTGTTGGAGGAGATCCGAGAG ATCTTACTGTCTTTCCTCAACCCGGGTGCCAATCGAATGAGGACTCAGATCATGGAGGTTCTGGACATAGACATGATTCGTAAGCAGGCTGACAACAATGCTGTGGACATCCAGGGCCTTGCCTCCTACATTATGACCACCATGGGCAAGATGTGTGCTCCGGTCAGGGATGAGGAGATTAAGAATCTGCGTGAAAGCACAGATAACGTTGTGACATTGTTCAG gCAAATTTTCCGTGTACTGGACTTGATGAAGGCGGATATGGTCAACTTTAGAATTGATAATCTGCGAcctgtgctgcagagacagagtgtTGAATATGAGAGGGCGATGTTCCAGAGCATCCTGGAAAAAACACCCA ATGCTCTGGACCACACCACCTCCTGGATTAAGTCCgtagtggaggagctgcagtctgCCACAGAGCAGAGTCGGGGGAAAGAGCGATCTGTGCCGGGGCCTTTCCATATCCTCAATGCTGCCTTCCTCCATATCCTCATATGGGACTACAGTAAAAGTCCACTGCCTGAG ACGTGGATAACAGATGAAGTACGTTTGCGAGAGATTCAATGGAAGCTCCAGCAGTGTCAGGCGGTGAACgaggtgctgctcattgtgTACAGCACAATCGGGGGACCTATCCAGAGTTTACCCACCCTGTCCGACCGCCTGAAGAGGATGACCAGTGTGCTGCTGGATGGCATGCACAGGCC GGGCTTTAACCTAAAAGAGGCACTAGAGAGCGTCAGTGCTCAGATCTGCTGTGAGCTCAACAAGTCTCTTTCCGAGAGGAACTACCCTGCGCTGACCCCGGCGTTGCAGGCCACTGTAAAAGGCCAGATCTGCAGCATCACGCAGAAGGACAATCCCATCCGAACTCTAgttg AGGATCGTGTGCAGCAGTACTTTATGATGCTCATCTGCAGTCCTAAACCACAAGCCAAACTTGAACAGGTGCCAGCTGGCTTGACTTCCATAAAGCCAGAACTCGCAATGATGGGAGCGAAGTTCATCACCCTGGTCAACTATAACAAGAGTGTCTATGGACCGTTCTACGCGGATATCATCAGGAAGGTGATGTTCAGGAGCAGCCCACCAGCAGCCGACTCTCCTCAGAGCACGGCTCAGGACGCCGTCGCctcagattaa
- the LOC133948890 gene encoding 4-galactosyl-N-acetylglucosaminide 3-alpha-L-fucosyltransferase 9-like — translation MSLSSCQMTRQRQFASGCFLLVCFLVILFTYYKPEIEFPDFRDYLRRGNHSCECPVEAHIQDSNLNRSSEQQVEAPTDGPQHIQDVEVDAEPDTLLLIWTWPFGSKFDLNCDMFNYKGCRLTDDKSLYQQAHGVFIHHRDIHGNLGNLPSEPRPWFQKWVWMNMESPTHCSKLPGLDNLFNLTSCYRSDSHIPVPYGHLVPQTSEVESFQLPTKDKLVCWIVSNWHDGHKRVQYYNELKKHIQLETYGRAFGKNVDDQNYAKILSSCKFYLSFENSQHTDYITEKVFNPMKLGTVPVVLGTSRENYEDHIPGDSFIHVDDFSTPKELAERLLHLDQNMTEYMRFFDWKNRYKVEGSQFGREHACKACRYLEKNKGYQASHSLTKWFWDQ, via the coding sequence ATGTCCCTGTCAAGCTGCCAGATGACTCGTCAGAGGCAATTTGCCTCCGGCTGCTTCCTGTTGGTGTGTTTCCTGGTCATTTTATTTACATACTACAAGCCTGAAATCGAGTTCCCGGATTTTCGTGATTATCTGAGGAGAGGCAATCATTCTTGTGAGTGCCCTGTGGAAGCACATATCCAGGACTCAAACCTAAACCGTTCCTCGGAGCAGCAAGTGGAAGCACCTACCGATGGTCCCCAGCATATCCAGGACGTGGAGGTGGACGCTGAGCCTGATACTCTTCTCTTGATTTGGACGTGGCCATTTGGCTCAAAATTCGATCTCAACTGCGATATGTTCAATTATAAAGGATGCCGCTTGACCGATGACAAGTCTCTTTACCAACAAGCCCACGGGGTTTTCATCCACCACAGGGACATTCATGGAAATCTGGGAAACTTGCCGAGTGAGCCACGTCCCTGGTTTCAGAAATGGGTTTGGATGAACATGGAGTCACCTACACACTGTTCAAAATTACCCGGACTTGATAACTTGTTCAACTTGACCTCCTGTTATCGCTCAGATTCACATATCCCAGTGCCTTATGGGCATTTGGTGCCACAAACATCTGAGGTGGAGAGTTTCCAGCTGCCAACCAAAGACAAGTTGGTCTGTTGGATCGTGAGCAACTGGCATGATGGGCACAAAAGAGTTCAGTACTACAACGAGctgaaaaaacacatccagTTAGAAACTTACGGGAGGGCTTTTGGCAAAAATGTAGATGATCAAAACTATGCCAAAATATTATCTAGTTGTAAATTCTACCTCTCCTTTGAAAACTCTCAGCACACAGATTATATCACAGAGAAGGTATTCAATCCCATGAAACTGGGAACTGTACCTGTAGTTCTTGGCACTTCAAGAGAAAACTACGAGGACCATATCCCAGGGGACTCTTTTATTCATGTCGATGACTTTTCCACTCCAAAGGAGCTGGCAGAGAGGCTCCTTCACCTAGACCAGAATATGACTGAATACATGAGATTCTTTGACTGGAAAAATAGGTATAAAGTTGAAGGTTCACAGTTCGGCAGAGAACATGCCTGCAAAGCTTGTCGTTacttagaaaaaaacaaaggataCCAGGCTAGTCATTCTCTTACCAAGTGGTTCTGGGACCAATAG